The following proteins are co-located in the Silene latifolia isolate original U9 population chromosome 1, ASM4854445v1, whole genome shotgun sequence genome:
- the LOC141592168 gene encoding uncharacterized protein LOC141592168 — translation MGSLKVVIGDEILVEKRNLDEKKQHRRSRSASDRNGELPGVGILSFVERKHNLPQDSPISTRTSHGQSIDSSTSSSNQRASLEKDIQLLQMRLQQEKSMRTMLEKAIGRTSSTLSPGHRHSASQTKELISEIELLEEEVANREQRVLTLYRSIFEKSVSRPPSEQSSGMTSPAHAKPKLRKHPSIITSAFCSSNNFPFRAFSLKSASDNRDSRIRTASPSTVKTGSIHYKKSSSAVIRVDGKSPFRDKPPGARTLKDHLHQCPSKLSEEMVRSMAAVYCWLCGIVSTKPEVKPPSKSCANLPPQSRNLENHISKSMVEISSMPTNKNQYSQASYAINNYRALVEQLEKVDVSQMEAKAQIAFWINVYNSLIMHAYLAYGIPHSSLRRVALFHKAAYNIGGLVISANAIEHSIFCFHTTRVGGWLETILSTAFRKKSAEEKQLISLKLGLPNSQSAVCFALCTGAFSDPVLKVYTAANVKEELEKAKREFLQTNIIVKKSKKVFLPKLLERVAREANMGSDSLLKWVCENVDKKLQNSIQRCLDGNNGKKASQIIEWLPHCSKFRYAFSQELATKPWWI, via the exons ATGGGGAGCTTGAAAGTAGTtattggagatgaaattttggTTGAAAAGAGAAATCTTGATGAAAAGAAGCAACATAGAAGGTCAAGAAG TGCTTCTGACAGGAATGGTGAACTTCCGGGTGTTGGGATTCTGTCTTTTGTCGAGCGCAAACATAATTTACCACAG GACTCGCCAATTTCTACAAGAACTTCTCATGGACAATCCATTGATTCAAGTACAAGCTCATCAAATCAGCGCGCTTCCTTGGAAAAGGAT ATACAACTCCTTCAAATGCGGCTTCAGCAGGAAAAATCAATGCGAACAATGCTTGAAAAAGCAATTGGTCGGACTTCTAGTACATTATCACCAGGTCATAGGCATTCTGCTTCTCAG ACGAAGGAGTTGATTAGCGAGATTGAATTACTTGAAGAAGAGGTTGCCAACCGAGAGCAGCGTGTTCTTACACTTTACAGGAGCATATTTGAAAAGAGTGTCAGTAGACCGCCTTCTGAGCAAAGCTCTGGCATGACTTCTCCTGCTCATGCTAAACCCAAATTAAGAAAACACCCAAGCATCATCACGAGTGCATTTTGCTCCTCCAACAACTTCCCCTTTCGAGCTTTCTCTTTAAAAAGCGCTTCTGATAATAGAGACAGCAGGATCAGAACTGCCTCACCTTCCACAGTAAAGACCGGCAGCATCCACTACAAGAAGTCTTCTTCCGCTGTCATCAGG GTTGATGGAAAATCGCCTTTCAGAGACAAACCTCCTGGTGCGCGGACATTAAAAGATCATTTACATCAATGTCCCAGTAAATTGTCCGAGGAAATGGTTAGGTCTATGGCTGCAGTCTACTGCTGGCTTTGTGGTATAGTATCGACAAAGCCAGAAGTTAAACCACCTTCAAAGTCATGTGCTAATTTACCTCCTCAGAGTCGCAACCTCGAGAATCATATTTCCAAGTCTATGGTAGAGATATCGTCGATGCCAACTAACAAGAACCAATATTCTCAAGCTTCTTATGCAATCAACAACTACAG AGCCCTCGTCGAGCAACTAGAAAAAGTGGATGTGAGTCAAATGGAGGCCAAAGCGCAAATTGCATTCTGGATCAATGTGTATAATTCTCTGATAATGCAT GCGTATTTAGCATATGGAATTCCGCATAGCTCACTGAGAAGAGTAGCTCTATTTCATAAG GCAGCCTACAACATAGGGGGTCTGGTCATAAGTGCAAATGCCATAGAGCATTCGATATTCTGCTTTCATACTACGCGAGTTGGAGGG TGGCTTGAAACCATACTATCAACTGCATTCAGGAAGAAATCTGCAGAAGAGAAGCAACTCATCAGTTTAAAACTCGGTCTTCCTAATTCGCAGTCTGCAGTTTGCTTTGCATTGTGCACTGGTGCCTTTTCTGATCCTGTG CTGAAGGTGTACACGGCAGCAAACGTAAAAGAAGAACTAGAAAAGGCAAAGAGGGAGTTTCTGCAAACCAACATAATAGTAAAGAAATCAAAGAAAGTGTTCCTACCAAAACTTCTCGAAAGAGTAGCACGAGAAGCAAACATGGGTTCAGACAGCCTCTTGAAATGGGTTTGTGAAAACGTCGACAAAAAACTTCAGAACTCGATCCAACGATGCCTAGATGGTAACAACGGAAAGAAAGCGTCACAAATCATTGAATGGTTGCCTCACTGCTCTAAATTTAGATATGCTTTCTCACAAGAGCTTGCTACTAAGCCTTGGTGGATTTAA
- the LOC141642967 gene encoding uncharacterized protein LOC141642967: MTLLDYSNLIINPFTDNHDDGNYGYGNNFPSEAELLCFDPLPPSLFDFNVVDFNPPPPLSIPPPPAPPLLNLDDYFFPPNNLHFDELIIPNDNYPLIEDYPPPIYLPSEDPYPFVQDFSGQFLPFPKKHKISYPENYYYNNNNNNHFGLDVCAGVGGGGGKVREVSAQSKAARERRRRITEKTQELGKLVPGGTKMNTAEMFQAAAKYVKFLQAQLGLLNTIQNLPEENIKEANLNNLPILGSLGVQEKLYTKEKCLFPMDFLPILEKHLDFEANPTISKDINDLIR; the protein is encoded by the exons ATGACATTACTAGATTACTCTAACCTCATTATTAACCCTTTTACTGATAATCATGATGATGGTAATTATGGTTATGGTAATAATTTTCCATCTGAAGCTGAGCTTCTTTGTTTTGATCCTCTCCCACCTTCGCTTTTCGACTTTAATGTCGTCGATTTCAACCCACCACCACCTCTTTCCATCCCTCCACCTCCTGCTCCGCCTCTTCTTAATCTTGATGATTACTTTTTTCCTCCTAATAATCTTCATTTCGACGAATTAATTATCCCTAATGATAATTACCCTTTAATCGAAGATTACCCGCCTCCAATTTACCTTCCTAGTGAAGATCCTTACCCTTTTGTCCAAGACTTTTCGGGTCAATTCCTCCCTTTTCCTAAGAAACACAAAATCTCCTATCCCgaaaattattattataataataacaacaataatcattTTGGCCTCGATGTTTGtgctggtgttggtggtgggGGTGGGAAGGTGAGGGAGGTGTCGGCGCAGAGTAAGGCGGCGAGGGAACGGAGAAGGAGGATAACTGAGAAAACACAAGAGTTAGGGAAGTTAGTACCAGGAGGTACTAAGATGAATACTGCTGAAATGTTTCAAGCTGCGGCTAAGTATGTTAAGTTTTTGCAAGCTCAATTAGGTTTACTTAATACCATACAAAATTTACCTGAG GAAAATATTAAGGAAGCAAACTTGAACAACCTTCCGATTTTGGGATCACTCGGAGTTCAAGAAAAGCTTTATACGAAGGAGAAATGTTTGTTTCCTATGGATTTTTTACCCATATTGGAAAAACATTTGGATTTTGAAGCAAACCCTACAATTTCAAAGGATATAAATGACCTAATTCGTTAA